CCGTGCGCGAAAAGTATTCGCCCAACGTCGGCCTCTGGATCAGCGAGGCCGGCCAGCCCAACGGGGTCTCCCATATGTGGGTCTACGAAAGCCTCAATCAGCGCTTCGAGGCGCGCGCTGCCGCCATGCAGGACAAGGAATGGCAGGCGGCGCTGGGACAGGCGGGCCCGCTGCTCGAAGAGATGCATTCGATGATCCTGCTGCCGGTCGGCTTCTCGCCCATGCAGTGAGCGAGCCCCATGCCGCGCATCGAAAAGATCGAATGCTTTTTCCTGCGTTATCCGTACCCTGAGGACATCCGCTATGTCTATTCGGGCGGGCGCTGCGACAACATGGATGCGGCCCTGGTGCGGGTGACCTGCGACAACGGCGAGACCGGCCTGGGCGAAATCACCCACGGCCAGTTCACCTATGAGCCCATCCCCGGCCTGGTGGCCCATTTCGAACGCCTGCTCAAGGGGCATGAGCTGGGCGACATCAACCGGGCCTGGGAGTTGATGTACGGCTCCAGTATTTTCTGGAACCGCGAGGGCCTGGGCATCGGCGTCATGGGCGGTATCGACCTGGCGCTGCATGACGCGCTGGGCAAGACGCTGGGCCTGCCGGTCTGGCAATTGCTCGGCGGCCGGGCCCGCAACGACGTCCGCATCTACGCCAGCAACGGGCTTTTCGACCAAGTAGAGCCGCTCATTGCCGACGCCCGCCGGGCCCAGGCCCGGGGCTTCGACGCCTACAAGATGCGCGTGGTCAGGCCCGAAGCGACGCCGCCGCTGGTGGCGGCCTTTCGCGAGACATTTGCTGACGACCTCGACTTGGCTGTGGATGCCGTGCAGGGCTCGTGCGCCGTGCCCTGGCCGCAGGGCCTGGTCAAGCGCCTGGCCCGGGCCCTCGAGCCCTGCGACCTGATGTGGCTCGAGGAGCCCTGCCGCGTGGAGAACATCGAGGGCTATCGTGAACTCAGGCGGGCCACCAGCCTGACCGTGGCCGGTGCCGAGAGCATCCCCACGGCGCGCGCCTTCAAGCCCTATCTGGAGGCCGAGGCCTTCGGCCTGGTGCAGTTCGACATCGCCACCTCGGGTTTCAGCGAGGGCCGCCGTATCGCCGCCCTGGCGGCGCTGCATCAGAAACCCGTCGGCATCCACTCCTGGGGCAGCCAGGTCAGCATCATGGCCGGAATACACATGGCCATCGCCACGGCCAACGTGGCGATCACGGAATTCTGTTTCATGGACCATCCGCTCAACGAACGCCTGGCCCTGGCAGCGCTGGAAATCAGCAACGGCCGCGTGGCGGCGCCCCAGGCGCCGGGCCTGGGCGTCGTCTTCGACCCGGCCCTGGCGGACGAGTTTCCCTACGTGCCCGGAACCAACACCATGATCCTCACCGACCAGACCGACATGCGGCTGACTTGATGACGGGCCAGCCCATCGAGTCCTTTGGGCTGCGCCGGGTGCCGGAGATTTTCTTCGGCCCCGGTCGGGCCGGTGAAATCGCCCGGGACGCGGCCGAGATGGCCGAGGCCGGGCCCATCGTGCTCATCACCGATGCCGCACTTTTCGATCTCGGCCTGGCCGGACCGCTGGTCGCCGCGCTCGAAGACGGCGGTGCCCAGGTCGGGGTGTTCAGCGAATTCGCCGGCGAGCCCAAGCAAAAAGAAGTCGAGGCGGCCACGGATTTCCTGCGCCGCCAGGGCGCCGGCCTGGCCATTTGTCTCGGCGGCGGCTCGGCCATGGACCTGGGCAAGGTGGCGGCCGCCGTGGCGCTCGGCGATCTCGGCCCGGCAGCCTATGCCATGAAGGGCGAGAAGCTGCCGGCGCGCCGGCTGCCCTGCATCTGCATCCCGACCACGGCCGGTACCGGATCCGAGCTATCGTCCACCAACATCTTCTCCAGCCCGGCCGGCCGCAAGGTCTGGGTCTGGGGCAGCGAGACCAAGCCCGGGCGGGTGATTCTGGACCCCGAACTCACACTCACCCTGTCGCCCGCTCTCACCGCCTGGACCGGCCTCGATGCCTTCGTTCATGCCCTCGAGGCCTGCACCAACGTCTACCGCCACGCCGGCAACGATATCTACGCCCACCGCGCGCTGGAACTGGTGGCCGGATCACTGGAAGATGCCGTCAATGGGCCCGACGACCTGGCGGCGCGGGGCCGCATGCTGCTGGGTGCCGCCTATGCCGGCATGGCCATCGACAATTGTTCGGCCGGCCTGGCCCATAACTTGAGCCATGCGCTGGCCGCCCTGGCGCCGGTGCAGCATGGCCTGGCCACGGCCTTGGGGCTGGAGGTGGTGCTGGGCTGGCAGGCCAAGTTCGACACTCCCGGCAGCGCCCCCTTCGCCGCCGCCGCCCGGGCTTGCGGGCTGGGGGCCGACGCCGGCGCCCTGGTCGAATGGTACGGCGACTGGCTGACGCGATGTGGCGTCAAGCGTGAGCTGCCGGCGGCCTTCGCCGCCTTTTCGCCGGCCGAACTGGCGGCCGAGATGAGCGCGCCCGAAACCATCGGCATCCGCCGTTCCTCGGCCCGCGAGGCAACGGACGCCGACAGCGAGCGCTTCGCTGCCGCGCTGCTGGCCCTGGCGCCGGAGCCAGGGCCATGAAACTCGCCGGCCTCGAGACCTTCGTCGTGGCCAACCCGGTGCGCGACCTGGGTGGGCGCTATTGGATTTTCGTCAAGCTGACCACGGCCGACGGCATCAGCGGCATCGGCGAGATCTACGCCGCGGCGTTTTCGCCCGAGCGCATCGCCGACCTGGTCGGGGATGTCTTCGAGCGCCATTTCCTCGACGCCGATCCCCGGCGCATCGAGACGCTCTGGCGCCGGACCTACGGCAGCGGTTATTCGCTACGCCCCGATCCCACGCTGCTGGGGGTCCTCAGCGGCCTCGAGATGGCCTGTTGGGACATCGTCGGCAAGGCGCTGGAAAGACCGGTTTACGAGTTGCTGGGCGGCCGGGTGCACGACAAGCTGCGGGCCTACACTTATCTATACCCGCAAGAGGGCGACCGCACCGACGTCTACCTCGATGCCGAGCTGGCCGCCGCGCGGGCGGCTGAATACGTCGAGCTTGGCTTCACCGCCGTCAAGCTCGATCCCGCCGGGCCCTATTCCGCCTTCGATCCGCGCCAGCCCTCGCTCGAAGCGCTTGAGCGCTGCGAGAGCTTCGTCGCCGCCATCCGCGAGGCCGTGGGCAGCCGCGCCGATATCCTTTTCGGCACCCACGGCCAATTCACGCCGGCCGGCGCCATCCGCCTGGCCAAGCGGCTCGAGCGCTTCGATCCGCTGTGGTTCGAGGAACCGACGCCGCCCGAGAACCCAAAAGCCATGGCCCAGGTCGCCGCCGCCACTTCGATCCCCGTGGCGACCGGCGAGCGCCTGAGCAGCAAGTACGAGTTTTCCCGCCTGCTGGAGGCCGGCGCCGCCACCAT
This region of Alphaproteobacteria bacterium genomic DNA includes:
- a CDS encoding mandelate racemase/muconate lactonizing enzyme family protein — encoded protein: MPRIEKIECFFLRYPYPEDIRYVYSGGRCDNMDAALVRVTCDNGETGLGEITHGQFTYEPIPGLVAHFERLLKGHELGDINRAWELMYGSSIFWNREGLGIGVMGGIDLALHDALGKTLGLPVWQLLGGRARNDVRIYASNGLFDQVEPLIADARRAQARGFDAYKMRVVRPEATPPLVAAFRETFADDLDLAVDAVQGSCAVPWPQGLVKRLARALEPCDLMWLEEPCRVENIEGYRELRRATSLTVAGAESIPTARAFKPYLEAEAFGLVQFDIATSGFSEGRRIAALAALHQKPVGIHSWGSQVSIMAGIHMAIATANVAITEFCFMDHPLNERLALAALEISNGRVAAPQAPGLGVVFDPALADEFPYVPGTNTMILTDQTDMRLT
- a CDS encoding mandelate racemase/muconate lactonizing enzyme family protein, translating into MKLAGLETFVVANPVRDLGGRYWIFVKLTTADGISGIGEIYAAAFSPERIADLVGDVFERHFLDADPRRIETLWRRTYGSGYSLRPDPTLLGVLSGLEMACWDIVGKALERPVYELLGGRVHDKLRAYTYLYPQEGDRTDVYLDAELAAARAAEYVELGFTAVKLDPAGPYSAFDPRQPSLEALERCESFVAAIREAVGSRADILFGTHGQFTPAGAIRLAKRLERFDPLWFEEPTPPENPKAMAQVAAATSIPVATGERLSSKYEFSRLLEAGAATILQPNLGRVGGILEAKKIAGLAEAHYAQIAPHLYCGPVVGAANIQLATCSPNFLILEGILTWQGFSAQILKTPISWQEGYVIPPTAPGLGVELNEEVARAHPWRGDGLHLEMAAEPL
- a CDS encoding iron-containing alcohol dehydrogenase encodes the protein MTGQPIESFGLRRVPEIFFGPGRAGEIARDAAEMAEAGPIVLITDAALFDLGLAGPLVAALEDGGAQVGVFSEFAGEPKQKEVEAATDFLRRQGAGLAICLGGGSAMDLGKVAAAVALGDLGPAAYAMKGEKLPARRLPCICIPTTAGTGSELSSTNIFSSPAGRKVWVWGSETKPGRVILDPELTLTLSPALTAWTGLDAFVHALEACTNVYRHAGNDIYAHRALELVAGSLEDAVNGPDDLAARGRMLLGAAYAGMAIDNCSAGLAHNLSHALAALAPVQHGLATALGLEVVLGWQAKFDTPGSAPFAAAARACGLGADAGALVEWYGDWLTRCGVKRELPAAFAAFSPAELAAEMSAPETIGIRRSSAREATDADSERFAAALLALAPEPGP